In a single window of the Candidatus Methylomirabilota bacterium genome:
- a CDS encoding inorganic diphosphatase yields the protein MNPWHDVALGDDVERHFRCVIEIPKGSKIKYELDKATGLLSLDRVLHSAVHYPANYGFLPQTYCDDGDPLDVLVLGQEPVVPLCVLRAKAIGVITMRDDKGQDDKVIAVHIDDPEYEHYRDVSELPPHRLKEMQRFFLDYKVLEEKTVDVDHIRGRVDAYHVIRDAVTLYRTKILPGLSPAR from the coding sequence ATGAATCCGTGGCACGACGTGGCCCTCGGTGACGACGTCGAGCGGCACTTCCGCTGCGTCATCGAGATCCCCAAGGGCTCGAAGATCAAGTACGAGCTGGACAAGGCTACGGGCCTCCTCTCGCTTGACCGCGTCCTGCATTCGGCCGTGCACTATCCCGCGAACTACGGCTTCCTGCCCCAGACGTACTGTGACGACGGCGACCCCCTGGACGTGCTGGTGCTGGGCCAGGAGCCGGTGGTGCCTTTGTGCGTGCTCCGCGCCAAAGCCATCGGCGTCATCACGATGCGTGACGACAAGGGGCAGGACGACAAGGTCATCGCCGTGCACATCGACGATCCCGAATACGAGCACTACCGCGACGTCTCCGAGCTCCCGCCGCATCGGCTGAAGGAGATGCAGCGGTTCTTCCTCGACTACAAGGTGCTTGAGGAGAAGACGGTCGACGTCGACCACATCCGCGGCCGGGTGGACGCCTACCACGTGATCCGCGACGCGGTCACCCTCTACCGGACGAAGATCCTCCCGGGGCTCTCGCCCGCCCGTTGA